The Prunus persica cultivar Lovell chromosome G8, Prunus_persica_NCBIv2, whole genome shotgun sequence genome includes a region encoding these proteins:
- the LOC109950811 gene encoding uncharacterized protein LOC109950811, giving the protein MGILARDANLIPIKYLKWEKVPDYCKLDVWDTLRGTIEFRPEQQPMVHVFKDVTMKNIEKLWRSFKSDLKKAYYKPFTGSKRRWQCGDSRVDPDQWRVLVEHWEKDEIAEQAKRNAENRSKQTLNHTSGTKSYARSKAQYNKKHGEDPDPIWFFQDKHTRRDEDRSWVNLVAEQKYAEMQEKLKELVEDECPDNLETRRRAYVEAMGPETNNSVRGEGLGVKPHQVPWIQTKAGSSKRLRGHDYVHLESQYVELQERYKHDQDHWRSELKATTQELLKHNQQEIEEMRQMLSRSSASHHPLYQQLPNPFHMSYYSPQMFHQMPYQARSVTPTGGLTGLLRGDAYPSETDFLESDQGTHGLE; this is encoded by the exons ATGGGTATTTTGGCGCGGGATGCCAATCTAATTCCGATCAAGTATTTAAAATGGGAAAAAGTACCAGACTATTGCAAACTTGATGTCTGGGACACTCTACGG GGCACCATTGAATTTCGTCCTGAACAACAACCTATGGTTCATGTCTTCAAGGATGTAACAATGAAGAATATTGAAAAATTGTGGAGAAGTTTCAAGAGTGATTTGAAGAAAGCTTATTATAAGCCTTTCACAGGAAGTAAAAGACGGTGGCAATGTGGGGATTCTCGTGTAGACCCAGATCAATGGAGGGTGTTGGTTGAACATTGGGAAAAAGATGAGATTGCA GAGCAAGCTAAAAGAAATGCTGAAAATCGGAGTAAACAAACATTGAATCACACATCTGGGACAAAGTCTTATGCTCGCAGCAAAGCACAATAT AATAAGAAACATGGTGAAGACCCCGATCCTATTTGGTTTTTCCAAGATAAGCATACACGGCGTGACGAAGATCGATCATGGGTTAACTTGGTGGCTGAGCAGAAATAT GCTGAAATGCAGGAAAAGTTGAAGGAATTGGTTGAAGATGAATGTCCTGATAATTTAGAGACACGAAGAAGGGCTTATGTTGAGGCAATGGGTCCTGAGACAAATAATAGTGTTCGTGGTGAAGGACTTGGGGTGAAACCCCATCAGGTGCCTTGGATTCAGACGAAAGCAGGGTCATCCAAGAGATTGCGAGGGCATGACTATGTTCACCTTGAGTCACAGTATGTAGAGTTACAAGAAAGGTACAAACATGACCAGGATCATTGGCGTTCTGAATTGAAGGCGACGACGCAGGAGTTGCTGAAGCATAACCAGCAAGAGATTGAGGAAATGAGGCAGATGTTATCACGCTCGTCAGCTTCGCATCATCCATTGTACCAGCAGCTGCCAAACCCATTCCATATGTCGTATTACTCGCCGCAGATGTTCCATCAAATGCCTTATCAAGCCAGGTCAGTTACTCCTACTGGTGGGTTAACTGGATTGCTGAGGGGGGATGCATACCCAAGTGAGACAGACTTTTTAGAATCAGATCAAGGTACTCATGGACTTGAATAG